A genome region from Halomarina litorea includes the following:
- a CDS encoding DUF6166 domain-containing protein produces MSWTSNPQPSGASYTSDETGVVYVGYRQRGRAIVEKYPGREPLTPDRSLKLADHSPSGFEWGYGGSGPAQLALALLLDYTDDEEVALAEYMAFKNEVVSQLECTEPDGCWRLTGREIDAALRETVDEPVAPSVN; encoded by the coding sequence ATGAGTTGGACGAGCAATCCACAGCCATCTGGAGCGTCATACACTTCGGATGAGACCGGCGTCGTCTACGTCGGCTACCGACAGCGAGGCCGTGCAATCGTCGAAAAGTATCCTGGCCGCGAACCGCTGACCCCAGATCGGAGTCTCAAGCTGGCGGACCACAGTCCCTCAGGCTTCGAATGGGGATATGGTGGTAGCGGACCAGCCCAACTCGCGCTCGCCCTCCTGCTCGATTACACCGACGACGAGGAGGTCGCACTCGCGGAGTACATGGCGTTCAAGAACGAGGTGGTGAGCCAGCTGGAGTGTACAGAACCCGACGGCTGCTGGCGACTCACCGGACGCGAGATCGACGCCGCCCTTCGCGAGACAGTCGACGAACCAGTCGCACCGTCCGTCAACTAA
- a CDS encoding DUF7567 family protein, translated as MNLDVIDRYSEALFEFLWCPVCGHEVFSHIPFEGVFCKNCNTQVELQESHEDRGYEEAVLACFDTATTWNLHVDEKHRRDLPDRSARVKILGAPGAYTVDWWSPEPSEDWDPVERGEFDDIEEPAEVSHLA; from the coding sequence ATGAATCTGGACGTCATCGACCGCTACAGCGAAGCACTGTTCGAGTTCCTCTGGTGTCCCGTCTGCGGGCACGAGGTGTTCAGCCACATCCCCTTCGAGGGGGTGTTCTGCAAGAATTGCAACACGCAGGTCGAACTCCAAGAATCACATGAGGATCGTGGCTACGAGGAAGCTGTCCTCGCCTGCTTCGATACCGCCACGACCTGGAATCTCCACGTCGACGAAAAACATCGTCGCGACCTGCCTGACAGGTCGGCTCGGGTGAAGATCCTCGGTGCACCGGGTGCCTACACAGTCGATTGGTGGAGTCCCGAACCCAGCGAGGACTGGGACCCGGTCGAGCGCGGTGAGTTCGACGACATCGAAGAACCTGCTGAGGTGTCTCACCTGGCGTGA
- a CDS encoding MBL fold metallo-hydrolase, whose translation METYAYRFTEHETGSSFVFSGDTRKIPSLAEFAADADVLVQDCNTAPIDEDRVPDEDEQFVWQQHTEEERDLNKSTLTANHCDATDAAEIAQDAGIQTLVLTHIMPYRDLESMRRDAESVFNGDVVVAEDGLTLSP comes from the coding sequence ATTGAGACGTACGCGTATCGGTTTACCGAACACGAAACCGGTTCGTCGTTCGTCTTCTCTGGCGACACACGAAAGATCCCGTCGCTCGCCGAGTTCGCCGCCGATGCAGACGTCCTCGTTCAGGATTGTAACACCGCCCCGATCGACGAGGACCGCGTGCCAGACGAGGACGAGCAGTTCGTCTGGCAACAACACACGGAGGAAGAACGGGACTTGAACAAGTCCACGTTGACGGCCAATCACTGTGACGCCACAGACGCGGCTGAGATCGCCCAGGATGCTGGCATTCAGACACTTGTTCTCACACATATCATGCCGTACCGCGATCTCGAATCGATGCGGCGAGATGCCGAGTCAGTATTCAATGGAGACGTGGTCGTGGCTGAGGATGGGCTTACCCTCTCTCCATAG
- a CDS encoding ferritin-like domain-containing protein encodes MTSERVTELLQRAYSDEIETVMNYLTNSIVLDGVSAEEVKQSLEADVQEELNHAQLLGNRLKQLDERPPASADFEARQESLQPPEDSTDVVSVIDGVLDAEEDAIQMYRDLITAATDADDPVTEDLAVTILSDEEAHRTEFRGFRREYKQD; translated from the coding sequence ATGACAAGTGAACGAGTAACCGAGCTCCTCCAGCGGGCGTATAGTGACGAGATCGAGACCGTGATGAACTACCTGACGAACTCCATCGTCCTGGACGGAGTCAGTGCTGAGGAGGTAAAACAGAGCCTCGAGGCAGACGTTCAGGAGGAACTAAATCACGCCCAATTGTTAGGCAACCGACTCAAGCAGTTAGACGAGCGCCCGCCCGCCTCAGCCGATTTCGAAGCTCGTCAGGAGAGTCTTCAGCCGCCGGAGGACAGTACTGACGTCGTGTCGGTCATTGACGGCGTCTTGGATGCCGAAGAGGACGCCATCCAGATGTATCGTGACCTCATTACAGCCGCGACTGATGCCGATGACCCAGTCACCGAAGATCTCGCCGTCACAATTCTAAGTGACGAAGAAGCCCACCGCACGGAGTTCCGTGGCTTCAGACGCGAATACAAACAGGACTGA
- a CDS encoding DUF7568 family protein, which translates to MPRIANWTRESRTPSLAYRNTETKARAVLHRAPDSYRYKWRAAILVDGYPVWSRGFETKEVTTLRDALRDRPLPELNCPECPNDDVLVGEKAADGPKVQRWFDCPDCGYEARSKIVYGAER; encoded by the coding sequence ATGCCCCGAATCGCCAACTGGACACGGGAGAGTCGCACACCGTCGCTTGCGTATCGAAATACCGAGACTAAAGCCCGGGCCGTTCTCCATCGTGCACCGGACTCCTACCGGTACAAGTGGCGGGCAGCAATCCTCGTCGACGGCTACCCGGTCTGGTCGCGTGGCTTTGAGACGAAGGAGGTGACCACGTTACGGGATGCGCTCCGGGACAGACCACTCCCCGAGCTGAACTGCCCTGAGTGTCCGAACGACGATGTTCTCGTCGGTGAGAAGGCAGCAGACGGGCCGAAAGTCCAGCGCTGGTTCGACTGTCCCGATTGTGGCTACGAAGCTCGCTCGAAGATCGTCTACGGCGCTGAACGCTGA
- a CDS encoding antibiotic biosynthesis monooxygenase family protein: protein MYLVTFRLDPGEYDAEFHELNDAIQAAAEDTEGYLGKRTWHAPESEEILVVYYWESLDALESFGADSDHKRAKQRWTEWYDAYEVTITEVVEAYGTGFGDDADPPR from the coding sequence ATGTATCTTGTTACGTTCCGTCTTGATCCGGGGGAGTACGATGCGGAGTTTCACGAATTGAATGACGCGATACAGGCGGCTGCCGAGGATACAGAAGGGTATCTGGGGAAACGGACGTGGCATGCACCGGAGAGTGAGGAGATCCTCGTCGTTTACTACTGGGAGTCACTAGACGCCCTCGAGTCATTTGGCGCAGATTCAGACCACAAACGAGCGAAACAGCGGTGGACAGAATGGTACGATGCATACGAAGTCACCATTACAGAAGTGGTCGAGGCATACGGGACTGGGTTTGGTGACGACGCTGACCCGCCGAGGTAG
- a CDS encoding MFS transporter, producing the protein MSALDRTLWRNADFRRFFAGQFVTNAGDSLYTVAMLWLAFELSSSTLVTGALNAILLLPWLLQVFAGPLVDRLPLERVLVGSQVIQGAVVLFLPLAAATGHLRVTILFAVAPVLMLASLLMAPMETALLPRIVDDERLPGANSALSTVTLGLDMVFDALGGIFLAVFGATALFLADSATFAAAALLFAGIRIGTTSGADERAESGDETAGPTVRSVLRSYVSDLRDGIAVLRGTVFVELILMTAVANFTTGMALAILPAFGDGLGGPAVYGLLLGALGIGRLIGSLVSPWAEDVRYGRLLLGHGLGACCWLAAVLVSSPVLTVVLFGLAWVPVGVSGVLTATLNQRVFPADLLGRVAATKGTASGATLPLGSLIGGAVAAVLGTTTTMALTASGFAFTGVYVLLRPRLRRLPAVKAAEPDDFDIQTETE; encoded by the coding sequence ATGAGCGCCCTCGACCGAACACTGTGGCGCAACGCCGACTTCCGGCGCTTCTTCGCCGGGCAGTTCGTCACCAACGCCGGGGACAGCCTCTACACGGTGGCGATGCTCTGGCTCGCCTTCGAGTTGAGCAGCTCGACGCTGGTCACCGGCGCGCTGAACGCGATACTACTCCTACCGTGGCTCTTACAAGTGTTCGCCGGACCGCTCGTCGACCGACTGCCGCTCGAACGCGTCCTCGTCGGCTCGCAGGTGATTCAGGGCGCTGTCGTGCTGTTCCTGCCACTGGCGGCGGCGACGGGCCACCTGCGCGTCACCATCCTGTTCGCCGTCGCCCCGGTGTTGATGCTTGCGTCGCTGTTGATGGCACCGATGGAGACGGCGCTGTTGCCTCGTATCGTTGACGACGAGCGTCTCCCCGGTGCGAACTCGGCACTCTCGACTGTGACGCTCGGGTTGGACATGGTGTTCGACGCACTCGGCGGCATCTTCCTCGCCGTCTTCGGCGCAACGGCGCTGTTCCTCGCTGATTCGGCCACGTTTGCTGCCGCCGCTCTGCTGTTCGCCGGTATCAGGATTGGAACTACTTCGGGGGCTGACGAGCGCGCGGAATCGGGGGACGAAACAGCCGGCCCAACCGTCCGCTCGGTGTTACGCTCGTACGTCTCGGACCTTCGAGATGGCATCGCGGTGCTCCGCGGGACGGTGTTCGTCGAACTGATACTGATGACTGCGGTGGCGAATTTTACGACCGGCATGGCGTTGGCGATACTGCCAGCGTTCGGTGACGGCCTCGGCGGCCCCGCAGTCTATGGGCTGCTACTGGGTGCACTCGGGATTGGTCGGCTCATCGGTTCGCTTGTCAGTCCGTGGGCCGAGGACGTGCGGTACGGCAGGCTGCTCCTCGGTCACGGGCTGGGGGCCTGCTGCTGGCTCGCGGCAGTCCTAGTGTCATCGCCAGTACTCACAGTCGTCCTGTTCGGTCTCGCGTGGGTGCCCGTCGGTGTCTCGGGCGTGCTCACGGCGACGCTGAACCAGCGGGTGTTCCCGGCCGACCTACTGGGTCGGGTCGCCGCGACGAAGGGTACCGCTTCTGGAGCGACGCTCCCGCTGGGGTCACTTATTGGTGGTGCAGTCGCTGCGGTGTTGGGAACAACGACAACGATGGCGCTAACCGCTAGTGGCTTCGCCTTTACAGGCGTCTACGTACTGTTACGTCCGCGGCTTCGACGGCTCCCCGCCGTCAAGGCGGCCGAGCCAGACGACTTCGATATCCAGACTGAGACGGAGTAG
- a CDS encoding nitric-oxide reductase large subunit translates to MEVRRKTLAKLLLLAFVFNLIVMGTGAYFAYQQSPDRPERIVGPEGEVITTNEQIVEGKAVFQQNGLMNHGSILGNGAYFGPDYTADAQERLVSNMRVYVAQDRYGTPYAELPEPEQAAVNSVVSRQLQEGELGTTIELTAAEAYAYEQVQQAYVERYYGGAAEHGVPQQFVETRSDARRFADFALWTALFSSIDRPNSDVSWTNEWPYNPGAGNTPTTSSLTWSVIAMMLLVGGGGAGIWLYNSAELPEPDTAGVDVPHPSEIDLFPSQFAAIRFVPVAAALFVVQTLLGGLMAHYYIEREGFYGIAEALGIDAMATLPFAITKAWHIDLAILWIATLWLGIGLFLPPLLTGHEPKNQKRYIHVLLGALVVVVGGGLVGIWLGAQGYIDGALWWILGNEGLEYLEVGRLWQAGLLAGFIFWAALVARGFKPLLDREERYGLAHMILYAGGSIALLFSASMLYTPQTTMPVTEFWRWWVVHMWVEGAFEFFVVAIIGISLVSMNLLTRRSAEKAVMFTALFVMGAGVIGVSHHYWWVGMADYWIPIGSVFSTLEFIPLIFILYEALHEYRAMMGAGKDFPYRLAFMFIIASGFWNFVGGGVLGFFINLPLVNYYEHGTFLTVGHAHGAMFGAFGFLALGMAVYALQFTTKAGKWDPTNLKRAFWILNAGLAWMVFIGDIPVGFLQLETVFTENYDAARSLAFYNRDIVQWLFWARLPGDILIIAGASLFGYDVLKKRFVRRDEPDTVSDGTIISRRIFAEDDD, encoded by the coding sequence ATGGAAGTCCGCAGGAAGACCCTCGCAAAGTTGCTCCTCCTAGCGTTCGTCTTCAATTTAATCGTGATGGGGACGGGGGCGTACTTCGCGTATCAGCAGTCACCCGACCGTCCGGAGCGCATCGTCGGCCCCGAGGGTGAGGTGATCACGACGAACGAACAGATCGTCGAAGGGAAGGCCGTATTCCAGCAGAACGGCCTGATGAACCACGGGTCGATTCTCGGGAACGGCGCGTACTTCGGCCCCGATTATACGGCCGACGCACAGGAACGGTTGGTGTCGAACATGCGCGTGTACGTCGCCCAGGACCGCTACGGCACGCCGTACGCGGAACTTCCCGAACCGGAGCAAGCGGCCGTGAACTCTGTCGTCTCACGCCAGCTCCAGGAGGGTGAGTTAGGGACCACTATCGAGCTCACCGCCGCGGAGGCATACGCCTACGAACAGGTTCAGCAAGCGTACGTTGAGCGGTACTACGGTGGCGCCGCCGAACACGGCGTCCCACAACAGTTCGTCGAAACACGCTCGGACGCCCGTCGGTTCGCGGACTTCGCGCTCTGGACGGCGCTGTTCTCGTCGATCGACCGCCCGAACAGCGACGTCTCGTGGACGAACGAGTGGCCGTACAACCCCGGCGCCGGGAACACGCCCACGACGTCCTCGCTGACGTGGAGCGTCATCGCGATGATGCTCCTCGTCGGCGGGGGTGGCGCCGGCATCTGGCTGTACAACTCTGCCGAACTCCCGGAACCGGACACGGCGGGCGTCGACGTCCCCCATCCTAGCGAGATCGATCTCTTCCCGAGCCAGTTCGCTGCGATTCGCTTCGTCCCGGTGGCGGCCGCGCTCTTCGTCGTCCAGACGCTTCTCGGGGGGTTGATGGCGCACTACTACATCGAACGCGAGGGGTTCTACGGCATCGCGGAGGCCCTCGGTATCGACGCGATGGCGACCCTGCCCTTCGCTATCACGAAAGCCTGGCATATCGACCTCGCAATCCTCTGGATCGCGACGCTCTGGCTCGGCATTGGCCTCTTCCTCCCGCCGCTGCTCACCGGGCACGAGCCGAAGAATCAGAAACGGTACATCCACGTCTTGCTGGGGGCACTGGTCGTCGTCGTCGGCGGCGGATTAGTAGGTATCTGGCTTGGTGCCCAAGGCTACATCGACGGCGCGCTCTGGTGGATTCTCGGCAACGAGGGCCTCGAGTACCTCGAGGTCGGTCGGCTCTGGCAGGCCGGCCTGCTCGCCGGGTTCATCTTCTGGGCGGCCCTCGTCGCCCGCGGCTTCAAACCCCTGCTCGACCGCGAGGAGCGATACGGACTCGCTCACATGATTCTCTACGCAGGCGGGTCCATCGCGCTGCTGTTCTCCGCGAGCATGCTGTACACGCCCCAGACGACGATGCCCGTCACGGAGTTCTGGCGCTGGTGGGTCGTCCACATGTGGGTCGAGGGCGCCTTCGAGTTCTTCGTCGTCGCAATCATCGGGATCTCCCTCGTCTCGATGAACCTCCTCACACGTCGCAGCGCGGAGAAAGCCGTCATGTTCACGGCGCTATTCGTGATGGGAGCGGGCGTCATCGGCGTCTCCCACCATTACTGGTGGGTCGGTATGGCGGATTATTGGATCCCCATCGGGAGCGTCTTCTCCACGTTGGAGTTCATCCCGCTGATCTTCATCCTCTACGAAGCCCTTCACGAGTACCGGGCGATGATGGGGGCGGGCAAGGACTTCCCGTATCGGCTGGCGTTCATGTTCATCATCGCCAGTGGGTTCTGGAACTTCGTCGGCGGTGGCGTCCTCGGGTTCTTCATCAACCTCCCGCTGGTGAACTACTACGAGCACGGCACGTTCCTCACGGTCGGTCACGCCCACGGCGCGATGTTCGGTGCATTCGGCTTCCTCGCGCTCGGGATGGCCGTGTACGCCCTCCAGTTCACTACCAAAGCCGGGAAGTGGGATCCGACGAACCTCAAGCGCGCGTTTTGGATATTGAACGCCGGGCTCGCGTGGATGGTCTTCATCGGCGACATCCCCGTCGGCTTCCTCCAGCTAGAGACCGTCTTCACGGAGAACTACGACGCCGCCCGCTCACTCGCGTTCTACAACCGCGACATCGTTCAGTGGCTCTTCTGGGCACGCCTGCCGGGCGACATCCTCATCATCGCTGGGGCGAGCCTGTTCGGCTACGACGTCCTGAAGAAGCGGTTCGTCCGCCGCGACGAACCCGACACCGTCTCCGACGGGACGATCATCTCTCGGCGTATCTTCGCCGAAGACGACGATTAA
- a CDS encoding MOSC domain-containing protein — protein sequence MDGIGIVERIFTAPEPEVEMAERSEVEAVTGSGLRGDRYFRDIETGTFVEWEPDEKRHDGYDLTLIEQEAVTAIEREAGIDLAPGEHRRNIETSDVALNHLVGQRFRVGDAICRGDRLCEPCNHLQRITQDGVLQALTHRGGLRANVLEGGMIRPGDDIEPLE from the coding sequence ATGGATGGAATCGGAATTGTCGAGCGAATCTTCACTGCTCCTGAGCCCGAAGTCGAAATGGCCGAGCGCAGTGAAGTTGAGGCCGTCACCGGAAGTGGCCTTCGGGGTGACAGATATTTCCGTGATATCGAAACCGGGACCTTCGTCGAATGGGAACCGGACGAGAAACGCCACGATGGGTACGATTTGACGTTGATTGAACAGGAGGCGGTTACAGCTATCGAACGTGAAGCGGGAATCGATCTCGCACCGGGAGAACACCGACGGAACATCGAAACCAGTGACGTCGCACTCAATCATCTCGTTGGACAACGATTCAGAGTCGGCGACGCCATCTGTCGAGGGGATCGTCTGTGTGAACCATGTAATCACTTGCAGCGCATCACGCAAGATGGCGTATTGCAGGCCCTCACTCACCGCGGAGGACTCCGAGCCAACGTTCTTGAAGGAGGAATGATCCGCCCCGGAGACGACATCGAACCGCTCGAATAA
- a CDS encoding DUF6735 family protein, with translation MGHRALVAYERTDGQYTLHYSHWGAANLKLKHRISAESPFGGDDTDSKWAKQLLAELADGLEADAVDGYLAAEDRPSTVVEPKPRATGLTLDEIVADHLDYLHHEAFFVVSTTFEVTAYRTLWFGLQYDSETVEQGESVGNGALATVRWYDGEPVGDGHLQGQFAAFKDVVGDMLDKGVFTPSTARQYLKRKLAERVGDRQELLIPTEEATFEKASLNHSEDEDSVGSLSR, from the coding sequence ATGGGCCACCGCGCACTCGTTGCGTACGAACGCACAGACGGACAGTACACGCTCCATTACTCTCATTGGGGCGCAGCGAACTTGAAGCTCAAGCACCGAATCTCGGCTGAGTCGCCGTTCGGTGGCGACGACACCGACTCCAAGTGGGCGAAACAGCTACTCGCAGAGTTGGCCGATGGCCTCGAGGCAGACGCCGTCGACGGCTACCTCGCCGCCGAGGATCGACCGTCGACGGTCGTCGAGCCGAAGCCCCGTGCCACCGGGCTCACCCTCGACGAGATCGTCGCTGACCACCTCGACTACCTCCACCACGAGGCGTTCTTCGTGGTGTCGACGACGTTCGAGGTGACTGCATACCGGACGCTGTGGTTCGGCCTGCAGTACGACTCGGAGACGGTCGAACAGGGAGAATCAGTCGGGAACGGCGCGCTCGCGACGGTACGCTGGTACGACGGCGAGCCGGTCGGCGACGGCCACCTGCAGGGACAGTTCGCAGCCTTCAAAGACGTCGTCGGCGACATGCTCGACAAGGGCGTCTTCACGCCGTCGACGGCGAGGCAGTACCTGAAACGGAAACTGGCCGAGCGGGTCGGAGACCGGCAGGAGCTACTTATCCCGACAGAGGAAGCAACATTCGAAAAGGCGAGCCTGAACCACTCAGAGGACGAGGACTCCGTGGGATCACTCAGTCGCTAA
- a CDS encoding DUF7521 family protein yields MSLVVALKTLTLVLGGSITFYAFRAYRRTKSTAFRALTFGFGAVTLGAILAGVVDQLLPLDPSLALVVESLFTTIGFAIILYSLYVD; encoded by the coding sequence CTGTCTCTCGTCGTCGCCCTCAAAACGCTCACACTCGTGCTTGGGGGATCGATCACCTTCTACGCCTTTCGGGCCTACCGACGCACTAAATCGACCGCATTTCGGGCCCTTACCTTTGGTTTCGGTGCAGTCACTCTCGGAGCCATCCTCGCTGGCGTCGTTGATCAGCTGCTGCCTCTCGACCCAAGTCTCGCTCTCGTCGTCGAAAGTCTATTTACCACTATTGGGTTCGCGATTATCCTTTACTCGCTCTACGTCGACTGA
- a CDS encoding trans-sulfuration enzyme family protein, which produces MTRPDDQFGKNRFATIAVGAAESETHPQRSGMNDVVSPIHLSTTFEWGSGEYANEHDYSRESNPTRAALEEQLARLEGGEHALAFASGMAATSTTMLSLVPPGGHIVSSDSIYSGTEKLLTELAAGHLGVNVDFVDARDPKNVAAAVGSDTDLIWVETPTNPLMRLCDIRTVADIANDYGILFGVDSTFGSPYFQAPLELGADIVVHSTTKYLNGHSDSIGGAVITNDDGVFEQLAFAQRTGLGNMLSPFDCYLVARGVKTLPARMEHHEANAMVVAEFLESHDRVARVDYPGLESHPQHKLASEQMSGYSGMLSFEFDGTAIELEAFIKGLEVFTPGASLGGVESLIEVPSLMIPDEIGHGEATAAIPETLVRVSVGLEDADDLCEDLRTALP; this is translated from the coding sequence ATGACACGACCTGATGACCAATTTGGCAAGAATCGATTTGCGACCATCGCTGTCGGCGCAGCTGAATCCGAGACGCACCCCCAGAGAAGTGGAATGAATGACGTCGTCTCGCCGATTCACCTCTCGACCACATTCGAGTGGGGGAGTGGGGAGTATGCGAATGAACACGACTACTCGCGTGAGAGCAATCCGACGCGGGCGGCCCTCGAAGAGCAGTTAGCTCGCCTTGAAGGTGGCGAGCACGCATTGGCGTTCGCCTCCGGGATGGCTGCCACCTCGACAACGATGCTATCGCTGGTTCCTCCTGGAGGCCATATCGTCTCCTCAGACTCCATCTATAGCGGTACGGAAAAGCTGCTCACGGAACTCGCTGCTGGCCACCTCGGCGTCAATGTCGACTTCGTTGATGCCCGTGACCCGAAAAACGTGGCCGCAGCAGTAGGTTCCGACACCGATTTGATCTGGGTCGAGACGCCGACGAACCCGCTGATGCGACTGTGCGATATCCGGACGGTAGCTGATATCGCCAATGACTACGGTATTTTGTTCGGGGTGGACAGTACCTTTGGGAGTCCGTACTTCCAAGCCCCGCTCGAATTGGGTGCCGATATCGTCGTCCACAGCACGACGAAGTATCTCAACGGGCACTCCGACTCGATTGGCGGTGCCGTTATCACCAACGATGACGGAGTCTTTGAGCAGTTGGCGTTTGCCCAGCGGACTGGGCTTGGGAACATGCTCTCGCCGTTTGACTGCTATCTGGTTGCCCGAGGGGTGAAGACGTTGCCGGCGCGGATGGAACACCACGAGGCGAACGCGATGGTAGTCGCGGAGTTCCTTGAAAGCCACGATAGGGTGGCTCGAGTGGATTATCCGGGATTGGAGAGTCATCCGCAACACAAGCTTGCAAGTGAGCAGATGTCGGGGTACAGCGGGATGCTGTCCTTCGAGTTCGACGGCACAGCTATCGAGCTCGAAGCGTTCATTAAGGGGCTCGAGGTGTTCACACCGGGAGCCAGTCTTGGTGGGGTCGAGAGTCTTATCGAGGTGCCGTCGTTGATGATTCCCGACGAGATTGGCCATGGCGAGGCGACAGCGGCGATTCCGGAGACACTAGTCCGGGTGTCGGTTGGCCTCGAAGACGCTGACGACCTCTGCGAGGATCTCCGGACAGCGCTTCCATAG
- a CDS encoding DUF7389 domain-containing protein has protein sequence MPEHTQQSRTNAESTENSTRQTPTEYVERSDVGVSLAVKLTRGTGTRDQDKITANVKAKTLEDAREDMETLREYIHDTAEDARQIQPGDDE, from the coding sequence ATGCCAGAACACACCCAGCAGTCCCGTACGAACGCAGAATCGACCGAGAACAGTACGCGACAGACTCCTACTGAATACGTCGAGCGAAGCGATGTCGGCGTCTCACTCGCCGTGAAGCTCACTCGCGGTACTGGCACCCGCGATCAGGACAAGATCACTGCCAATGTGAAAGCGAAAACGCTCGAAGATGCCCGCGAGGACATGGAGACGCTTCGAGAATACATCCACGACACCGCTGAGGACGCTCGCCAGATCCAACCAGGAGACGACGAGTAG
- a CDS encoding transcription initiation factor IIB has protein sequence MATREIYETSFDEDVQTEPSANQCPECDGWVTTNSVETVCEDCGLVIDENRIDHGPEWRTHDQHERKRTGAPLTAARHDRGLSTEIGRKTDANGNELSGQKRRRVARMRREQSRGRFQSKAERNLAHGLGEVRRIASVLEFAESVRDQACQLFRSAQNEDLLRGRSIEAIAAASVYGACRCNGHSRLLDDVADSARVEQSRVANAYKTLNTELGLPTQPVRPSDFIPRLASELDVPADIRQRARRLAEQSESTGAASGVKPSAFAAACLYKAGQEKGRWLTQTEVAEVASVTATTIRSHRDTLSELAV, from the coding sequence ATGGCTACCAGAGAGATCTACGAAACTAGCTTCGACGAAGACGTCCAGACAGAGCCAAGCGCCAACCAGTGTCCCGAGTGTGACGGCTGGGTCACTACAAACTCGGTCGAAACGGTCTGTGAGGACTGTGGACTCGTGATCGACGAGAATCGAATCGACCACGGGCCTGAATGGAGAACCCACGACCAACACGAGCGAAAACGAACGGGGGCTCCACTCACAGCAGCACGTCACGACCGGGGACTGTCAACGGAGATCGGTCGCAAAACCGATGCGAACGGCAACGAGCTCTCCGGTCAGAAGCGACGTCGAGTGGCTCGAATGCGCCGCGAACAGTCTCGCGGGCGATTCCAGTCGAAGGCCGAGCGAAACCTCGCACACGGCCTGGGTGAAGTTCGGCGAATCGCGAGCGTTCTCGAGTTCGCAGAATCGGTTCGTGACCAGGCGTGTCAGCTGTTCCGAAGCGCTCAGAACGAAGACCTGCTTCGAGGCCGATCAATCGAGGCGATAGCGGCAGCAAGCGTCTACGGGGCCTGTCGCTGTAACGGCCACTCGCGGCTACTCGACGACGTCGCCGACTCGGCACGCGTCGAACAATCGAGAGTCGCGAATGCGTACAAGACGTTGAATACAGAACTCGGACTACCGACCCAGCCTGTTCGACCGAGCGATTTCATTCCCCGCCTCGCGTCAGAACTGGATGTTCCAGCGGACATCCGACAGCGAGCTCGGAGATTGGCTGAACAGTCGGAATCGACAGGAGCCGCGTCGGGCGTCAAACCGTCGGCATTCGCAGCCGCCTGTCTGTACAAGGCGGGTCAGGAAAAGGGACGATGGCTGACGCAGACGGAAGTCGCGGAGGTGGCGAGCGTTACTGCAACGACCATCCGGTCGCATCGCGACACGCTGAGCGAATTGGCGGTTTAG
- a CDS encoding DUF7342 family protein produces MSESPRDGVQSWTESMSARERIRAVAETLREPRSVNWISEQADAAWSTTNEELQALVDQGQLRRVEAGETTRYQPDYTRLLFEEIRTLIEENSREELRNELAAITEEIEEWQATYDVETWEDLEQSLADGDLTSAELRERRDVIAFWRENEEDRRLIKHALELYSDVEAAREQMTDVADRATS; encoded by the coding sequence ATGTCCGAGTCTCCGCGAGATGGGGTCCAGTCGTGGACCGAGTCGATGAGCGCCCGCGAACGCATCCGGGCGGTCGCCGAGACACTTCGCGAACCCCGATCAGTCAACTGGATCAGCGAACAGGCCGACGCCGCCTGGAGCACGACCAACGAGGAGCTCCAGGCGCTCGTCGACCAGGGGCAGCTGCGCCGCGTTGAGGCCGGCGAGACGACGCGCTATCAGCCGGACTACACACGACTGCTCTTCGAGGAAATCCGCACGCTCATCGAGGAGAACTCACGTGAGGAGCTTCGCAACGAATTGGCCGCGATCACAGAGGAGATCGAGGAGTGGCAAGCGACCTACGACGTCGAGACATGGGAGGACCTCGAACAGTCGCTCGCCGACGGCGACCTCACAAGTGCCGAGCTTCGCGAACGCCGCGACGTGATCGCGTTCTGGCGCGAGAACGAGGAGGACCGCCGCCTCATCAAGCACGCCCTCGAACTCTACTCGGATGTCGAAGCCGCCCGCGAACAGATGACCGACGTGGCTGACCGCGCCACGAGCTAA